In a genomic window of Glycine max cultivar Williams 82 chromosome 13, Glycine_max_v4.0, whole genome shotgun sequence:
- the LOC100793959 gene encoding tRNA (guanine(37)-N1)-methyltransferase 1 codes for MISKVFLKPHLVGLLLPSKFGLVFPHTTKPSSSLPTTFFISHFSSAPLSSYGPSLHKGTTIPSQSLNDAVLCEEAFTRVFHLAALRVPSSECSALESRLRGHLLNWPRLRNIARVPGDDIDPTLAPLLPQPGNGEFDFDENEVEERRLVSLQRRIHGKADGDGDVLSPVLYRDRLARTFNTSGFVKFRHLAKISRPNRNKRRRKRKEKESSEGVKRVGENGFAAVEVIEEEEEGEESGGLRNLLGEEFARKKWRGSTRLLLLDERYADRGFEELPEATKAVLKEYAEKSTNLMLELVRCKLTLFYDYWQMNEVLETLLPEGMIIPSAFETVGHIAHLNLRDEHLPYKWLIAKVVLDKNKPRIQTVVNKIDTIQNEYRTMQLEVLAGNHSLVTTVVENGIHFQVDLATVYWSSRLGTERQRLLSGFTRNDVVCDVFSGVGPLAISAARIVKRVFANDLNPYAVEYLERNCVLNKLDRKIKVFNMDGRRFIKSMYDSDISQSITQVVMNLPSEAAEFLDAFRGIYKNRPKDGEYTLPLIHVYGFSKARDPEFDFHERIRIALLEVAVNVDMRRVRLVAPGKWMLCASFLLPKSVAFADTAVDT; via the exons ATGATAAGCAAGGTATTCCTAAAGCCCCATCTGGttggtcttcttcttccctctaAATTCGGCTTGGTCTTCCCTCACACAACCAAGCCTTCTTCTTCCCTTCCCACCACTTTCTTCATTTCACACTTCTCCTCTGCCCCTCTCTCTTCCTACGGACCCTCCCTCCACAAGGGAACAACAATCCCCTCCCAATCCCTAAACGACGCCGTTCTCTGCGAAGAAGCCTTCACGCGAGTCTTCCACCTCGCCGCACTCCGCGTCCCCTCCTCCGAATGCTCCGCCCTCGAGAGCCGCCTCCGTGGCCACCTCCTTAACTGGCCCCGCCTCCGCAATATCGCCCGCGTCCCCGGCGACGACATCGACCCCACCCTCGCCCCTCTCTTGCCTCAACCAGGTAACGGAGAATTCGACTTCGACGAAAATGAAGTAGAAGAAAGACGTCTCGTCTCGCTGCAACGCCGGATTCACGGCAAGGCGGACGGCGACGGCGACGTGTTGAGCCCCGTGCTGTACCGTGACAGGCTCGCGAGGACGTTCAACACCAGCGGCTTCGTGAAGTTCCGCCACCTCGCGAAGATTTCGCGGCCGAACAGGAataagaggaggaggaagaggaaggaGAAGGAGTCGAGTGAAGGGGTTAAGCGCGTGGGGGAGAATGGGTTTGCTGCAGTTGAGGTtattgaggaagaagaagaaggagaagaaagtgGTGGTTTGAGGAATTTGCTTGGAGAAGAGTTTGCGAGGAAAAAATGGAGAGGTTCCACGAGGTTGCTGCTTCTGGATGAACGCTACGCCGATCGCGGTTTCGAGGAGTTGCCTGAGGCAACTAAG GCTGTTTTGAAGGAGTATGCAGAAAAGAGTACAAATTTGATGCTTGAGCTAGTTAGATGCAAGTTGACACTATTCTATGATTACTGGCAGATGAATGAG GTCTTGGAGACCTTGCTGCCTGAGGGTATGATTATTCCTTCCGCTTTTGAGACTGTTGGTCATATAGCACACCTGAATTTGAGAGACGAACATTTACCATACAAGTGGCTAATAGCTaag GTTGTGCTGGATAAGAATAAGCCAAGGATACAAACGGTTGTGAACAAGATTGATACAATTCAAAATGAGTACAGGACCATGCAGCTTGAGGTTTTAGCAGGAAACCACTCTCTTGTGACTACAGTAGTTGAGAATGGTATTCACTTTCAGGTTGACTTAGCGACAGT ATATTGGAGTTCTAGGCTAGGAACTGAAAGACAAAGGCTTCTGAGTGGTTTTACACGGAACGATGTCGTCT GTGATGTTTTCTCTGGAGTTGGTCCTTTAGCCATATCTGCAGCAAGGATAGTTAAACGTGTTTTTGCTAATGACTTAAATCCTTATGCAGTTGAGTATCTGGAAAGAAATTGTGTTCTAAACAAACTTGACAGGAAGATTAAG GTCTTTAACATGGATGGAAGAAGGTTCATTAAATCTATGTATGACAGTGATATATCTCAGTCCATCACACAGGTGGTTATGAACTTGCCAAGTGAAGCTGCAGAATTTCTAG ATGCATTTCGGGGAATATACAAAAATAGACCCAAGGATGGGGAATATACTTTGCCATTGATCCATGTTTATGGATTCTCCAAAGCACGAGATCCAGAATTTGATTTTCACGAG AGAATAAGAATTGCACTGCTAGAAGTTGCAGTCAATGTAGACATGAGACGGGTAAGGCTTGTTGCTCCTGGAAAATGGATGTTGTGCGCATCGTTCCTTCTCCCTAAAAGTGTAGCATTTGCTGATACTGCAGTTGATACCTAA